A region from the Perca fluviatilis chromosome 16, GENO_Pfluv_1.0, whole genome shotgun sequence genome encodes:
- the LOC120544010 gene encoding unconventional myosin-XVIIIa-like isoform X8, producing MAYKSRFSFWEQKVKVENKPDSDVDSSQPQAVTKPGLDTGSGPQSTAPSAEELNGNVAMGGSDTPGEEQSSSGKKVVRVVRRVVRRVVPAGTVEQNPPAVSESARAASATDPALKTTRAAGQDKDDISMGLTSLMGRGRTKDHRPRTRTQDRKEDMKEEAKQEEEKGEVKEEEEKPTVEKTEEATSTSVPSTTAPNPAPPKFNPLTPPAGFIPAPKPNPLAPPAGFIPLPKQNQLTPPPGFIPARKSSPVPPKQNPLARPPGFIPVPKTDPLAPPAGFIPKPRPVAVKKPEVKETSCPPVAPDGKPSSVALPQAQSVPHEQVPGLIPSEEDYKRVRRIFAVDGNDRAGGRKPSQSKLVEDPVAILQAAHSAAAKGKTEEQITAERAWYNTEPVWLVHKDGFSMATLLKTEAGSLPEGKVKIRLESDGSLLDVDEDDVEKANPPMFDRVEDLASLQYLNESSVMHSLRQRYGGNLVHTHAGPNMVVVNPISAPSMYSEKVMQMFKGCRREDTAPHIYSMAQAAYRNLLTTRQDQSIVLLGKSGSGKTTNCQHIIQYLVTIAGSTNKSFSTEKWQAVYTVLEAFGNASTCMNGNASRFSHIVSLDFDQAGLVTSASIQTMLLEKMRVTRRPGGESTFNVFYYLMAGIESSLRTELHLNHFAENNAFGIMPQNKTEDKQRASQQFSKLQAAMKVLGISGDEQRAFWLVLAAIYHLGSAGATKAGRKQFARHEWAQKAAYLLGCTLEELSSSIFKHQAKGTLPRASSIRQASDENGTADAAGSKATAMECLEAMASGLYSELFTILISLINRALKSSQHSLCSLLIVDTPGFQNPRLAKRECSATFEDLCHNYTQERLHSLFYQRTFVQELERYKEENIELAFDDTEPSTSLSVAVVDQASSQALVRTVRTDEARGLLWLMEEEALQPGGSEETLLGRLFSYYGPAEGESKGHTFLLKSEKDRHFLLGHSHGTDWVEYDACGWLNYAKHNPASTNAPSLLQDSQKKIISSLFTGRAAGATVLSGSIAGLEGVSQLSLRRATSMRKTFTTGVAAVKKKSLCIQIKLQVDALLDMVRRSRIHFVHCLLPKADALKALSGSMFKGGECEAQGETGDPGLMQLDVALLRAQLRGSKLLDALRIYRQGYPDHMVFSEFRRRFDVLAPHLTKKHGRNYIVKDEKRAVEELLESLDLEKSSFHMGLSRLFFRAGTLAKLEEQRDEQTKRNLTLFQAACRGYLARQAFKKRKIQDLAIRCVQKNIKKNRGVKDWPWWKLFTTVQPLIKVQLTEEQMRGKDEEIQQQKSKLERVEKERNELRLNTDRLESRISDLLAELADERSTSESASQLLETETSERLRMEKDMKDLQAKFDAMKKQLESQEMEVMEARLMKTSELNGETDDDDDDAGGEWRIKYNRAIREMDFTKKKLQQEFDEKLETEQQSKRHLERRLADLQTDNEDVLRSVQQLKKKCQKLTAELQDTKLHLEGLQSRNHDLEKKQRKFDLEQNQTQAEVQRERNQREKLAREKDIMTGEMFNLRQQLQDKDVELCTANMKVQQLEAELQDLSSQESKDEASLAKVKKQLRELEAKVKDQEEELDEQAGTIQMLEQAKLRLEMEMERQRQTHSKDIESKDEEVEEIRHSCSKKLKQMEVQLEEEYEDKQKVLRERRELESKLLTAQDQVSQRDVETEKRLKKDLKRTKVLLADAQIMLDHLKSNAPSKREIAQLKNQLEESEFTSATAVKARKGMEIEIEDLHIQMEDVVKAKMSLEEQVSRLQREKNDLQSRMEEDQEDMNELMKKHKAAVAQSARDLSHISDLQAQLEEATKEKQEIQEKLHSLQSQLEFQEQSMVEKSLVCRQEAKIRELETKLEYERTQIKRLESLVGRLKENLEKLTEERNQRIAAENREKDQNKRMQRQIRDMKEEMGELSKKEAEASRKKHELEMDIASLEAANQSLQVDIKLAFKRIGDLQAAIEDEMESDDNDDLINSLQDTVTKYQKRKNKTGDETETDSEVEDRVDGVKSWLSKNKGSTKTLSDEGSLKSTSPSVCRRHLSLGRSDEEDEVDRDSSRQSLRQSDSEGTLAESAS from the exons ATGGCGTACAAATCACGCTTTTCATTCTGGGAGCAAAAG GTTAAAGTTGAGAACAAGCCAGAT TCTGATGTAGATAGTAGTCAGCCTCAGGCAGTCACTAAACCCGGGCTAGACACAGGAAGTGGTCCACAGTCAACTGCACCATCAGCTGAAGAGTTAAATGGTAACGTTGCTATGGGCGGTTCAGACACGCCGGGGGAGGAGCAGAGCTCTAGTGGTAAGAAGGTGGTGAGGGTTGTGAGAAGAGTTGTTAGACGCGTGGTTCCTGCTGGGACGGTAGAGCAGAACCCGCCCGCTGTTTCTGAGTCTGCGAGGGCTGCCTCTGCTACAGACCCGGCGCTCAAAACCACCAGAGCTGCTGGGCAGGACAAGGATGATATCTCCATGGGCCTCACCAGCCTAATGGGCAGAGGCAGAACCAAGGATCACCGGCCTCGCACCCGCACCCAGGACCGCAAAGAGGACATGAAAGAAGAGGcgaagcaggaggaggagaaaggagaggtgaaggaagaggaggaaaaaccTACTGTGGAAAAAACAGAGGAGGCCACATCCACATCTGTGCCCAGTACTACAGCACCAAACCCTGCACCACCAAAGTTTAACCCCCTCACCCCTCCAGCTGGATTCATCCCTGCTCCCAAACCCAACCCTTTGGCCCCGCCTGCTGGTTTCATCCCGCTACCCAAACAGAATCAGTTGACTCCTCCGCCTGGTTTCATCCCTGCCAGAAAATCAAGTCCGGTGCCACCAAAGCAGAACCCCCTGGCACGACCGCCAGGATTCATCCCTGTCCCAAAGACAGACCCCCTTGCTCCTCCTGCAGGGTTCATCCCAAAGCCTCGACCAGTCGCTGTAAAGAAACCCGAG GTTAAGGAGACATCTTGTCCCCCTGTGGCCCCCGATGGTAAGCCGTCATCTGTTGCACTGCCCCAGGCTCAGTCTGTGCCGCATGAACAG GTCCCAGGGCTGATTCCCTCTGAGGAGGATTACAAGCGTGTGAGGAGGATCTTCGCCGTCGATGGCAACGAT CGTGCCGGAGGCCGCAAACCCTCTCAG TCCAAGCTGGTTGAGGACCCTGTGGCCATACTTCAGGCAGCACACTCAGCTGCAGCTAAG GGAAAGACTGAGGAGCAGATAACGGCAGAGAGAGCCTGGTATAACACAGAACCAGTATGGCTTGTCCACAAGGATGGGTTTTCCATGG CAACTCTCCTGAAGACGGAGGCAGGCAGTCTGCCAGAGGGGAAGGTAAAAATCCGCCTGGAGAGTGATGGATCTTTATTGGATGTGGACGAAGACGATGTAGAGAAG GCAAACCCTCCGATGTTTGACCGAGTGGAGGACCTGGCCTCTCTGCAGTATTTGAATGAGTCGAGCGTGATGCACTCCCTGAGGCAGCGGTACGGCGGTAACCTGGTGCACACTCATGCTGGGCCCAACATGGTGGTCGTTAACCCCATTAGTGCCCCATCGATGTACTCTGAGAAG GTGATGCAAATGTTTAAGGGCTGCAGAAGGGAGGACACCGCCCCTCACATTTACAGCATGGCCCAGGCTGCCTATAGGAACCTCCTGACCACTCGCCAGGATCAGTCCATTGTCTTGCTGGGCAAGAGTGGTAGTGGCAAGACCACCAACTGTCAACACATCATCCAATACCTGGTCACCATCGCTGGCAGCACCAACAAATCATTCTCCA CAGAGAAATGGCAGGCTGTCTACACAGTTTTGGAGGCCTTTGGGAATGCTTCTACTTGTATGAATGGGAATGCTAGTCGCTTCTCACATATCGTTTCCTTGGACTTTGACCAGGCAGGCCTGGTGACCTCAGCCTCTATCCAg ACCATGCTTCTGGAGAAGATGAGGGTGACAAGAAGACCAGGGGGAGAGTCCACTTTTAATGTCTTTTACTACCTGATGGCTGGAATAGAAAGCTCTCTGAG AACTGAGCTGCACCTTAACCACTTTGCTGAAAACAATGCATTTGGAATAATGCCTCAGAATAAG ACCGAGGATAAACAGCGGGCCTCCCAGCAGTTTTCCAAGCTGCAAGCAGCCATGAAGGTTCTGGGGATCAGTGGTGATGAGCAGAGGGCCTTCTGGCTTGTCCTCGCAGCCATCTACCATCTTGGGTCTGCAGGAGCTACTAAGG CTGGCAGGAAACAATTTGCACGTCATGAGTGGGCTCAGAAGGCAGCCTACCTGCTGGGCTGCACCCTGGAGGagctctcctcctccatcttcaaGCACCAGGCCAAGGGCACTCTGCCCAGAGCCAGCTCCATTCGCCAGGCTTCGGACGAAAATGGCACAGCAGATGCAG CAGGATCCAAGGCTACGGCCATGGAGTGTTTAGAGGCCATGGCATCTGGGCTTTACTCAGAACTCTTCACTATCCTAATTTCTTTAATAAACCG GGCCTTGAAATCCAGCCAGCACTCCCTGTGCTCTCTGCTCATTGTGGACACACCAGGCTTTCAAAACCCCAGGCTGGCTAAGCGCGAGTGCAGCGCAACCTTTGAGGACCTATGCCACAACTACACTCAAGAACGTTTGCATTCCCTCTTCTATCAGCGGACCTTCGTTCAGGAGTTGGAGAGATACAAAGAG GAGAACATAGAGCTTGCTTTCGATGACACAGAGCCCAGCACGTCTCTGTCTGTAGCAGTGGTAGACCAAGCCTCAAGCCAAGCGCTG GTGCGGACAGTGCGAACAGATGAGGCACGGGGCCTGCTGTGGCTGATGGAGGAGGAGGCGCTGCAGCCTGGGGGGTCAGAGGAAACCCTGTTGGGACGTCTCTTTAGCTACTACGGACCTGCTGAGGGCGAGAGTAAAG GTCACACTTTCCTCCTGAAGAGTGAAAAGGATCGTCATTTCCTGCTGGGCCACAGCCACGGGACTGACTGGGTGGAGTACGATGCCTGCGGGTGGCTCAACTACGCCAAGCACAATCCTGCATCTACCAATGCTCCAAGCCTGCTGCAGGACTCCCAGAA GAAGATCATCAGCTCGTTGTTCACGGGCCGAGCGGCTGGAGCCACTGTTCTCTCCGGTTCCATTGCGGGCCTTGAAGGTGTTTCCCAGCTGTCGTTGCGACGGGCCACTAGCATGAGGAAGACTTTCACCACAGGGGTGGCTGCTGTCAAGAAGAAGTCTTTGTGTATCCAGATAAAGCTTCAAGTG GATGCTCTCCTCGACATGGTGCGGAGGTCCAGGATTCATTTTGTTCACTGCTTATTGCCCAAGGCAGATGCACTCAAGGCTCTGAGTGGATCCATGTTCAAAGGAGGGgaatgtgaggctcaaggggaGACTGGAGATCCCGGCTTAATGCAGCTAGATGTTGCCTTGCTCCGTGCTCAGCTGCGCGGCTCCAAGCTGCTGGATGCTCTACGGATCTACAGGCAAG GTTACCCCGATCACATGGTGTTCTCTGAGTTTCGAAGGCGCTTTGATGTGCTGGCACCGCACCTCACCAAAAAGCATGGGAGGAATTACATTGTGAAGGACGAGAAGAGA GCTGTGGAGGAGCTACTGGAGTCCTTGGATTTGGAAAAGAGCAGCTTCCATATGGGTCTCAGTAGG TTGTTCTTCAGAGCCGGCACCTTGGCGAAGCTAGAGGAACAGAGGGATGAGCAGACCAAGCGTAATCTCACCCTGTTCCAAGCTGCCTGCAGAGGCTACCTGGCACGGCAAGCCTTCAAGAAGAGGAAG ATTCAGGATCTAGCAATCCGCTGCGTCCAGAAAAACATCAAGAAGAACCGTGGTGTGAAGGACTGGCCATGGTGGAAGCTCTTCACCACAGTCCAGCCCCTCATTAAGGTCCAGCTCACTGAGGAGCAGATGCGAGGCAAAGAC GAGGAGATACAGCAGCAAAAATCGAAGCTGGAGAGGGTGGAGAAAGAGCGGAATGAGCTGAGACTGAACACGGATCGATTGGAGAGCAGG atcTCAGATTTGTTGGCAGAACTGGCTGATGAGAGAAGCACTAGTGAGTCAGCATCCCAGTTGCTGGAGACTGAGACTTCAGAGAGACTCCGCATGGAGAAGGACATGAAGGATCTAcag GCTAAGTTTGACGCCATGAAGAAACAGTTAGAATCACAAGAGATGGAGGTGATGGAAGCTCGGCTCATGAAAACATCAGAGCTCAACGGGGAGACGGATGACGACGACGACGATGCTG GAGGCGAGTGGCGGATAAAATACAACCGAGCCATTCGTGAAATGGACTTCACCAAAAAGAAACTCCAGCAGGAGTTTGATGAAAAGCTGGAGACAGAGCAGCAGAGCAAAAGACATCTTGAGAGAAGG CTGGCTGATTTGCAGACAGATAATGAGGATGTGCTGCGCTCTGTGCAGCAGCTGAAGAAGAAGTGCCAGAAACTGACGGCAGAGCTGCAGGACACCAAGCTTCACTTGGAGGGCCTGCAGAGCCGCAACCATGATCTGGAGAAGAAACAGAGGAA attTGACCTGGAGCAGAACCAGACTCAGGCCGAGGTACAAAGAGAAAGGAACCAGAGGGAGAAGCTGGCTCGAGAGAAAGACATAATGACTGGTGAGATGTTTAACCTCCGCCAGCAGCTGCAG GACAAGGACGTTGAATTGTGCACCGCAAATATGAAGGTGCAGCAGCTGGAGGCCGAGCTACAGGATCTGTCTTCCCAGGAGTCGAAGGACGAAGCCTCGCTGGCCAAAGTCAAGAAGCAGCTTCGCGAGCTCGAGGCCAAGGTGAAAGACCAGGAGGAGGAGCTAGACGAACAGGCTGGGACCATCCAGATGCTGGAACAG GCTAAGCTGCGGCttgagatggagatggagaggcAGCGACAGACCCACTCTAAAGATATTGAGAGTAAGGATGAAGAGGTAGAGGAGATCAGGCATTCTTGCAGTAAGAAG CTGAAACAGATGGAGGTGCAGCTGGAGGAGGAGTATGAAGACAAGCAGAAAGTGTTGCGTGAGAGAAGAGAGCTGGAATCCAAACTGCTGACTGCCCAAGATCAG GTGAGCCAGAGAGATGTGGAGACGGAAAAGAGGCTAAAGAAAGACTTGAAGAGAACCAAAGTCCTTCTGGCTGATGCACAGATTATGCTGGACCACCTGAAGAGTAACGCCCCCAGCAAGAGGGAGATCGCCCAGCTCAAAAATCAA CTGGAGGAGTCAGAGTTCACTTCTGCGACAGCAGTGAAGGCTCGAAAGGGCATGGAGATTGAAATAGAGGACTTGCATATCCAAATGGAGGATGTGGTCAAAGCTAAGATGTCG TTGGAAGAGCAGGTAAGCCGTCTGCAGAGGGAGAAGAATGACCTGCAGTCTCGTATGGAGGAGGATCAGGAGGACATGAATGAGCTGATGAAGAAACACAAAGCTGCAGTTGCCCAG TCTGCCAGGGACTTGAGCCACATCAGTGACCTGCAGGCCCAGCTTGAAGAGGCCACAAAGGAGAAGCAGGAGATCCAAGAAAAG CTTCATTCACTGCAGAGCCAGCTAGAGTTTCAAGAACAGTCCATGGTGGAAAAGTCTCTTGTGTGCCGTCAGGAGGCCAAGATCCGTGAGCTGGAGACCAAGCTGGAGTATGAGAGGACACAGATCAAACGCTTGGAG AGCCTGGTGGGTCGTCTGAAGGAGAACCTCGAAAAGTTGACAGAGGAGAGAAACCAACGCATTGCTGCAGAAAACAGGGAGAAGGACCAGAATAAGCGAATGCAGAGGCAGATAAGAGACATGAAAGAAGAAATGGGAGAGCTGTCCAAGAAGGAGGCCGAGGCCAGCCGGAAGAAGCATGAATTG GAAATGGACATCGCAAGCTTAGAGGCGGCAAATCAGAGTTTACAAGTTGACATCAAGCTGGCCTTCAAGAGGATAGGTGACCTGCAGGCTGCCATAGAGGACGAGATGGAGAGTGATGACAATGATGATTTAATCAACAG CTTGCAAGACACGGTGACAAAATATcagaaaagaaagaacaaaac